A genomic region of Fusarium falciforme chromosome 4, complete sequence contains the following coding sequences:
- a CDS encoding Nucleolar protein 9, whose protein sequence is MPKPRTKRGAGREEKKRKRREEAESYEAYENDSKRQRTTDENGYQDGQEVQENGIGEKEFFGMLADEEQEYFRRADELLELNQFPSDEERDVFLENVWKEAENKELKLASSQSCSRLMERLIQLSTTAQKKRLFEAFAGHFLSLVQHRFASHCCEALFLRSAGVVTKELSGFVGFVLDTKGAGGDAEKPEAAMEHLFLATLDELEGSLSYLITDRFASHTLRVLLLVLSGRPLEDSSVRTLMKSKKKEKISVSGAEAADEANRGLRAVPPSFTMAVNKIIQDSTAGMDATSLRVLARHPMGNPTLQLLLELDLTLNKGEQKADAEQPTLLFQLLPGAPKSLSDGSSEASEFINGMIYDQIGSRLIETLITHAPGKVFKALNQNIFLPRIEGYVRNDVSSYAAIRVLNRLSKDDLVQAVEQITPTVPQLVTKSRFNVLKTLFERCAARGANDEIKKLNKGLKEGCGKTPADLVTYLCGFKDEEKKKKDVQQLSKNEYAIQSHGAQLLTALLSIPGPVKGVQESLLAVEPAVLVRLATTSMPTVTVLTTALETPSSNPAFHKSIVSSLLPHIHELAVQQFGHNLINAIAEVPSKGKERSVPFHMKEAIMARLGEHEAELRDSWMGRSVWRNWKGDMWKTRRGDWKIWMREVDAHVESTLPQRGRAAEKQQTVQDKPSKKEEPEVEDKMEVDEVVEKPEEVEEVEKTEEVKEKKKEKKDKKDKKDKKEKREKKDKKEKKEKKKNKSAEAEVVAEDEE, encoded by the coding sequence ATGCCCAAGCCTAGAACGAAGCGCGGCGCCGGtcgcgaggagaagaagcgcaagcgaCGCGAGGAAGCCGAAAGCTACGAGGCATACGAGAACGACTCCAAGCGCCAGCGAACCACCGACGAGAACGGCTACCAAGATGGACAAGAGGTGCAGGAGAATGGCATTGGAGAGAAGGAGTTTTTCGGAATGCTCGCGGATGAGGAGCAGGAGTATTTCCGTCGCGCCGACGAGCTCCTCGAGCTAAACCAATTCCCCTCGGACGAAGAGCGCGACGTCTTCCTCGAGAACGTGTggaaggaggccgagaacaaggagctcaagctcgCCAGCAGTCAATCGTGCTCACGGCTGATGGAGCGCCTCATCCAGCTTTCTACCACGGCGCAGAAGAAGCGCCTGTTCGAGGCCTTTGCGGGACACTTCCTCTCGCTGGTGCAGCACCGCTTCGCGAGCCACTGCTGCGAGGCCCTGTTCCTGCGGTCCGCGGGCGTCGTGACAAAGGAGCTTTCTGGGTTTGTGGGGTTTGTGCTGGATACCAAGGGTGCAGGAGGCGATGCTGAGAAGCCCGAGGCTGCTATGGAGCATCTTTTCCTGGCGACgctggacgagctggagGGTAGCTTGTCGTATCTTATCACGGACCGGTTTGCGTCGCATACGCTGCGTGTCCTCCTGCTCGTCCTCTCTGGTCGACCATTGGAAGACTCCTCGGTGCGAACTCTTatgaagagcaagaagaaggagaaaatTTCGGTCTCTGGAGCTGAGGCCGCCGACGAGGCCAACCGAGGCCTGAGGGCTGTGCCTCCTTCGTTCACCATGGCGGTCAACAAGATTATCCAGGACTCAACGGCGGGTATGGACGCGACCAGTCTGCGGGTGCTGGCCAGACATCCTATGGGCAACCCTACGCTTCAGCTTCTGTTAGAGCTTGACCTGACGCTCAACAAGGGCGAGCAAAAGGCAGATGCTGAGCAACCGACCCTCCTATTCCAGCTGCTACCCGGTGCTCCCAAGTCCTTGAGCGACGGCTCGTCAGAGGCTTCCGAGTTCATCAACGGCATGATCTACGACCAGATTGGATCACGACTTATTGAGACGCTCATCACACACGCTCCCGGCAAGGTCTTCAAGGCTCTTAACCAAAACATTTTCCTCCCCCGGATAGAAGGATATGTGCGGAACGATGTTTCGTCTTATGCAGCCATCCGAGTACTGAACCGACTGAGCAAAGATGATCTTGTGCAAGCGGTTGAGCAAATCACACCAACCGTGCCCCAACTGGTCACAAAGTCCAGGTTCAACGTGCTCAAGACTCTCTTTGAGAGATGTGCCGCTCGTGGCGCAAAtgacgagatcaagaagctcaacaaggGGCTCAAGGAGGGATGCGGAAAGACACCGGCTGATTTGGTTACCTACCTGTGCGGAttcaaggatgaggagaagaagaagaaggacgtcCAGCAGCTGTCTAAGAACGAATACGCTATTCAGTCCCATGGCGCCCAGCTTCTCACGGCCCTCCTTTCGATACCTGGACCCGTAAAGGGCGTTCAGGAGTCTCTTCTCGCTGTTGAGCCGGCTGTGCTCGTCCGTCTCGCCACTACCTCTATGCCTACCGTTACTGTCCTCACCACGGCTTTGGAAACCCCCTCTTCCAACCCTGCATTCCACAAGTCCATCGTCAGCTCACTTCTCCCACATATCCACGAGCTTGCGGTCCAGCAGTTCGGCCATaacctcatcaacgccatcgcAGAGGTGCCtagcaagggcaaggagcgcAGTGTGCCGTTCCACATGAAGGAGGCCATCATGGCGCGCCTTGGCGAGCACGAGGCGGAGCTTCGAGATAGCTGGATGGGCAGAAGCGTGTGGCGAAACTGGAAGGGTGACATGTGGAAGACACGGCGCGGAGACTGGAAGATTTGGATGCGAGAGGTCGATGCTCATGTTGAGTCAACCTTGCCCCAAAGAGGACGAGCTGCTGAGAAGCAGCAGACAGTCCAAGACAAGCCTTCTAAGAAGGAGGAGCCGGAAGTTGAGGATAAGATGGAGGTggatgaggttgtcgagaAGCCTGAGGAGGTGGAAGAAGTCGAAAAGACCGAGGaagtgaaggagaagaagaaagagaaaaaggacaagaaggataagaaggataagaaagaaaagagggagaagaaggacaaaaaggagaaaaaggagaagaagaagaacaagtcAGCAGAGGCCGAAGTAGtcgccgaggatgaggagtaG
- a CDS encoding L-aspartate decarboxylase dtxS4 produces MTATNGRHLDNGSPSTTLRRAEEVHDLIEAVRGLIVPYIKAADDAASQRATGDLALGEANVLVDFQKPRELVDRIKFSLPNEGQGKEGLLEIIQQVLQNSVNTWDQGFLDKLYASTNAVGVVSDMVLSVLNTNLHVFQVSPALTVVEKTTAKTLAHMFGFTGPRAGGISCQGGSASNLTSLVVARNTLFPECRISGNGDRDFVVFTSAHGHYSVEKSAMICGLGSSSVWPVAVDEHGCMKPDALREQVLRAKAEGKTPFYVNSTAGTTVMGSYEPFEEISKICKEFGLWMHIDASWGGPAIFSAQQKWKLNGSHLADSLTVNPHKMMNVPVTCSFLLGPDMNIFNKANSTAAGYLFHTSDSGDIWDLADLTLQCGRRGDSLKLALAWIYYGAAGFEKQIDHAFEQSAYLANLIKQSDNFVLVSQDPPPCLQVCFYYAPGGDLSEDKEVNTLRTKTMVEKMILRGYMVDYAPGPKGSFFRVVVNCQTLKGTVQGLVKGLEEVGRE; encoded by the exons ATGACTGCAACCAACGGCCGCCATCTCGATAATGGGAGCCCCTCCACCACCCTCCGTAGGGCTGAGGAAGTGCACGAT CTCATCGAGGCTGTCCGAGGTCTCATTGTACCCTACATCAAGGCCGCCGACGATGCAGCGTCGCAGCGAGCCACAGGAGACCTTGCCCTGGGCGAGGCTAATGTCTTGGTTGACTTTCAAAAGCCCCGTGAACTAGTTGACCGGATCAAGTTCTCCTTGCCGAATGAGGGTCAAGGCAAGGAGGGTCTCCTAGAGATCATCCAGCAAGTCCTCCAGAACAGTGTCAATACTTGGGACCAGGGTTTCCTTGACAAGCTCTATGCGAGCACGAATGCG GTTGGCGTGGTTTCAGACATGGTTCTCTCTGTCCTGAATACCAAT CTGCATGTTTTCCAAGTCTCCCCCGCCCTGACTGTGGTTGAAAAGACCACGGCAAAGACCCTGGCGCACATGTTTGGTTTCACTGGCCCACGAGCTGGTGGCATTTCTTGCCAGGGTGGAAGTGCTTCCAATCTGACTTCCCTTGTCGTGGCTCGCAACACTCTGTTCCCCGAGTGCAGGATATCCGGCAATGGTGACCGTGACTTTGTTGTCTTTACGAGCGCCCATGGCCATTATTCGGTTGAGAAGAGCGCCATGATCTGCGGCCTTGGCTCCTCCAGCGTGTGGCCAGTGGCTGTTGACGAACATGGCTGCATGAAGCCTGACGCCCTGCGAGAGCAGGTTCTCCGCGCAAAGGCTGAAGGCAAGACACCCTTCTATGTCAACTCGACAGCAGGTACAACTGTCATGGGATCGTACGAGCCATTCGAGGAGATTTCCAAGATATGCAAGGAGTTTGGTCTGTGGATGCACATCGATGCCAGTTGGGGTGGTCCAGCCATCTTCTCGGCGCAGCAAAAGTGGAAGCTCAACGGCTCTCACCTGGCTGACTCCTTGACGGTCAACCCCCACAAGATGATGAACGTTCCTGTTACTTGCTCGTTCCTCCTGGGTCCCGACATGaacatcttcaacaaggcGAATAGCACCGCTGCAGGGTATCTGTTCCATACCAGCGACAGCGGTGACATCTGGGACCTTGCCGACCTGACCCTTCAGTGTGGTCGACGTGGAGACAGCTTGaagcttgcccttgcctgGATCTACTATGGCGCTGCTGGTTTCGAGAAGCAGATTGACCACGCATTCGAGCAGTCGGCGTACCTTGccaacctcatcaagcaGAGCGACAACTTTGTCTTGGTATCTCAGGACCCCCCGCCTTGCCTGCAAGTGTGCTTCTACTACGCCCCTGGTGGAGACTTgtccgaggacaaggaggtcAACACTCTCCGAACCAAGACCATGGTCGAGAAGATGATCCTCAGGGGTTACATGGTTGATTATGCTCCTGGACCCAAGGGTAGCTTCTTCCGCGTTGTGGTCAATTGCCAGACGCTAAAGGGAACCGTCCAAGGTCTTGTCAAGGGTCTCGAGGAGGTTGGACGCGAGTGA